The following are encoded together in the Gouania willdenowi unplaced genomic scaffold, fGouWil2.1 scaffold_294_arrow_ctg1, whole genome shotgun sequence genome:
- the LOC114459313 gene encoding protein BTG3-like, translated as MKSEIAAVVYFLKRLVKLKNKVEVEKMDLFAERLTVALQEKFEGHWVPEKPSKGQAYRCIRVNAFHKYDPELLRACRESGVHYGDLGLPWEITLWVDPGEVCGR; from the exons ATGAAGAGCGAGATTGCAGCGGTGGTTTACTTCCTGAAAAGGCTggtgaaattaaagaataaggtggaggtggagaaaatggatttgtttgctgaGAGGCTAACAGTGGCGCTGCAGGAGAAGTTTGAGGGACACTGGGTCCCTGAAAAGCCCAGCAAAGGCCAGGCGTACAG gtgcATCAGAGTGAACGCGTTCCACAAATATGACCCAGAGCTGCTGCGTGCCTGCAGGGAAAGTGGGGTTCACTACGGTGACCTGGGGCTGCCCTGGGAAATCACTCTGTGGGTGGATCCAGGAGAGGTTTGTGGCAGGtga
- the LOC114459308 gene encoding uncharacterized protein LOC114459308 — MELFQEGTYRPIGVLFDTPVYRQIFQNCWHMPSYKVHVAMVAELLRLQKENQLLSEVTPEDMARHLHVMSKRSLRVQLLDFQLQEYDNDDDDEVRMLLSMAREVNDSMRMRDIQLDAQRLISAPELMPPNFISAKMMKEAKAIGEALTERHQQTSCSEHLQQPRDVVLDVVPKVLQGLWVPKPRLFLTMPSMKLDKMAVGVTKGVEDGVLAALGSTTHEVNMSRSTRDEMITSIIKTLHEAYPKDIRRKMLNSFSPQLMHHVAEVTAEQITALFQPRGKQEDTMSLPEEPTTLHEEPKSLTEEPTSLPDETTSLNEEPTSLHEEVKSLPEDPTSLPEEPKSLTEEPTSLPDETTSLNEEPTSLHEEVKSLPEDPTSLPEEPKSLTEEPTSLPDETTSLNEEPTSLHEEVKSLPEDPKSLHVEPTSLHDETTSLNEEPTSLHEEPKSLTEEPTSLHEQSPMQVSRALEDEVSLLLDPPPSPGVHLATVQSQTGLLTVEDNVVMVCHYRVTHYIYPHTLTTVCGTRQDEGGGVRPAVPHQKLTLEQDGTRVIMNLWREAVLFPILQHSRIKVTHLKGVTNHYGFQLQSGREFQRWGTERLKALDPMVIMRTGGMRRLREEDDLRVRLGS, encoded by the exons ATGGAGCTTTTTCAAGAAGGCACCTATCGTCCCATCGGGGTGCTGTTCGACACTCCTGTTTATAGACAGATTTTTCAGAACTGTTGGCATATGCCCTCCTACAAAGTTCATGTAGCTATGGTGGCTGAACTCCTGAGGTTACAGAAGGAGAACCAACTTCTGTCTGAGGTGACTCCTGAAGACATGGCTCGACACCTCCATGTAATGAGCAAACGCAGTCTAAGGGTGCAGCTGCTGGACTTTCAGCTGCAGGAGTACGataacgatgatgatgatgaggttaGGATGCTTCTCAGCATGGCGAGGGAGGTCAACGACAGCATGAGGATGAGGGATATTCAGCTGGATGCTCAAAGGCTGATCAGCGCTCCAGAGCTCATGCCTCCAAACTTTAT ATCAGCAAAGATGATGAAAGAGGCAAAGGCCATTGGGGAGGCGCTCACTGAGAGGCATCAGCAAACCTCCTGCTCTGAACATCTCCAGCAGCCCCGGGACGTGGTTTTGGACGTGGTTCCAAAGGTGCTTCAGGGCTTGTGGGTGCCTAAACCAAGGTTGTTCCTCACCATGCCTTCCATGAAGCTGGATAAGATGGCAGTTGGAGTCACCAAAGGGGTAGAAGATGGTGTTCTAGCTGCCCTAGGCTCCACCACACATGAAGTCAACATGTCCCGCTCAACCAGGGATGAGATGATCACCTCCATCATAAAGACACTTCATGAAGCCTACCCCAAAGACATCAGGAGGAAGATGCTGAACTCATTTTCTCCACAGTTGATGCACCACGTTGCTGAAGTTACAGCTGAACAGATCACGGCTTTGTTTCAACCTCGGGGGAAACAAGAAGATACCAtgtccctccctgaggagcccaCGACCCTCCATGAGGAGCCCAAGTCTCTCACTGAAGAGCCCACGTCACTCCCTGACGAGACCACGTCTCTAAATGAGGAGCCCACGTCACTACATGAGGAGGTCAAGTCTCTCCCTGAAGATCCCACGTCACTCCCTGAGGAGCCCAAGTCTCTCACTGAAGAGCCCACGTCACTCCCTGACGAGACCACGTCTCTAAATGAGGAGCCCACGTCACTACATGAGGAGGTCAAGTCTCTCCCTGAAGATCCCACGTCACTCCCTGAGGAGCCCAAGTCTCTCACTGAAGAGCCCACGTCACTCCCTGACGAGACCACGTCTCTAAATGAGGAGCCCACGTCACTACATGAGGAGGTCAAGTCTCTCCCTGAAGATCCCAAGTCCCTCCATGTGGAGCCCACGTCCCTCCATGATGAGACCACGTCTCTAAATGAGGAGCCCACGTCCCTCCATGAGGAGCCCAAGTCTCTCACTGAAGAGCCCACGTCTCTCCATGAGCAGTCACCA ATGCAGGTTTCAAGAGCACTGGAGGATGAGGTGAGCCTGCTGCTAGACCCCCCCCCCTCTCCTGGTGTCCACCTTGCCACAGTGCAGAGCCAAACAGGTCTGCTCACTGTGGAGGACAATGTGGTGATGGTTTGTCATTATAGagtcacacactacatttatcCTCACACACTCACCACCGTTT GTGGAACCCGTCAGGATGAGGGAGGGGGTGTCAGGCCTGCAGTGCCTCATCAAAAGCTGACCCTGGAGCAG GATGGGACCAGAGTCATCATGAACCTCTGGAGAGAAGCTGTCCTGTTCCCCATCCTGCAGCACAGCAGGATTAAAGTGACCCACCTAAAGGGTGTCACTAACCACTATGGCTTTCAGCTGCAGA GTGGGAGGGAGTTCCAGAGGTGGGGGACAGAGCGGCTGAAGGCTCTGGACCCCATGGTGATCATGCGGACCGGAGGGATGAGAAGGCTGAGAGAGGAAGATGATCTGAGGGTCCGATTGG gttcttga